The following coding sequences lie in one Labrus bergylta chromosome 5, fLabBer1.1, whole genome shotgun sequence genomic window:
- the ddi2 gene encoding protein DDI1 homolog 2 isoform X1: MLVTVFCAPRDRPETTFALDVSPELELRDFVALCELESGIPAGEIQVTYVEQPLKDPTRALGNYGVKDGDVVVLRQADRRPPPTQPAFPGLPRIDFRSITVPGTSSSTSQRSAPPPQQQQQQQQQQAPQPPPEQPLPPQRAAQSSTPTAFRGSSPQGLDDPALLQQMLLSNPHELSLLKERNPPLAEALLSGDLERFTKVLLEQQQDRAKREQERIRLLTADPFDLEAQAKIEEDIRQHNVEENMTIAMEEAPESFGQVVMLYINCKVNGHPVKAFVDSGAQMTIMSQACAERCNIMRLVDRRWAGIAKGVGTQKIIGRVHLAQVQIEGDFLPCSFSILEDQPMDMLLGLDMLKRHQCSIDLKKNTLLISTTGTETSFLSEAELPECARLAYGAEGREDARPDEMADRELAEALQRSIQESDTADGQTTSPQPPPFTLPRTLDQMSSSTSPSQSSSSGQSQTLDRSQSAPAAMTQSLASGLCEDQHDIQRLPLPSPPAEDVDSAPPQVQPPPLPVQSISKVPPVPSSSADVVPTLAELYPGVEVQPGAAEGDAESNEVLPSQEELYPFQPMEQEEPQADTADATEACPCAPIQPESVEMESPTASQGAVSSERDQPEGEHSSSSDSTPSLAAALKELHELLVSNNRGQSQSRSNSCSPSHPFRQETDDVFPEPRTQTPEMSNIPSTAITAGAETSDAKANHDAAAVSNEGQSKCLVSVASSAFTDEDEILGGDGADTLEKQVPPQRTDIIKEGKNDGGLGQDKANGISTFQPEQEVSLDPAGDLKFREPPEGQQGRGVADGRASGTNTPDTLGLQTEHPFLSPLSMAVGSPEEVSSTSSSPSPSLAQATQVTSLVPPLSSPHPFIEQFPAEHIQRIQAAGFSAMEAAEALQQAHGVVELALLALLARSITVPT; the protein is encoded by the exons ATGCTGGTCACCGTTTTCTGCGCGCCGAGGGATCGCCCAGAAACCACCTTCGCCCTCGATGTGTCCccggagctggagctgagagaCTTCGTAGCACTTTGTGAACTGGAATCAGGAATCCCAGCTGGGGAAATCCAG GTCACATATGTGGAACAACCCCTAAAAGATCCAACGCGTGCCTTGGGAAACTACGGTGTTAAGGATGGAGATGTGGTGGTGCTGCGGCAAGCTGACAGAAGACCACCTCCAACTCAGCCAGCCTTCCCAG GTCTGCCCCGTATTGACTTTCGTTCCATCACAGTCCCCGGCACTTCTTCTTCAACCAGTCAACGCAGTGCTCCACcaccgcagcagcagcagcagcagcagcagcagcaggctccACAACCGCCACCGGAGCAGCCGCTGCCCCCACAGCGCGCGGCACAATCTTCGACGCCAACGGCCTTCCGTGGCTCCTCTCCTCAGGGGCTCGATGACCCTGCCTTACTtcagcagatgcttttatccaatcCACATGAGCTTTCGCTCCTCAAGGAGAGAAACCCGCCACTCGCTGAGGCACTGCTCAGCGGAGacttgg AGCGTTTCACCAAAGTGCTGCTGGAGCAACAGCAGGATCGAGccaagagagagcaggagaggatcAGACTCCTGACTGCTGATCCCTTTGATTTGGAAGCCCAAGCAAAGATTGAGGAGGACATCAG gcaGCACAATGTGGAGGAAAACATGACCATTGCAATGGAGGAGGCCCCTGAGAGCTTTGGACAGGTGGTTATGCTCTACATTAACTGCAAAGTCAATGGGCACCCTGTGAAAGCTTTTGTTGACTCAG gAGCCCAGATGACCATCATGAGCCAAGCGTGTGCTGAGCGCTGTAACATCATGCGGCTAGTGGACCGTCGCTGGGCCGGGATCGCCAAGGGAGTGGGCACCCAGAAGATCATTGGCAGAGTACATTTGG ctcaggtccagattGAAGGTGACTTCCTTCCTTGTTCTTTCTCCATCTTGGAGGACCAGCCAATGGACATGCTACTTGGCTTGGATATGCTGAAGAGACACCAG TGTTCCATCGACCTGAAGAAGAACACACTTCTAATAAGCACCACAGGCACTGAAACTAGCTTCCTGTCCGAGGCGGAGCTCCCAGAGTGTGCCAGATTGGCGTACGGAGCAGAAGGGCGGGAAGATGCCCGTCCTGATGAGATGGCTGACAGAGAACTGGCGGAGGCTCTGCAGAGGTCCATACAGGAAAGTG ACACTGCAGATGGACAAACTACCTCACCACAGCCCCCACCATTTACATTACCCAGAACCTTAGACCAAATGTCCTCATCCACCTCCCCTTCTCAAAGCTCGTCCTCTGGCCAGAGCCAAACCCTGGATCGCTCTCAGTCAGCCCCGGCCGCCATGACGCAGTCCTTGGCTTCAGGGCTGTGTGAGGACCAACATGACATTCAGAGGCTTCCTCTGCCTTCGCCCCCAGCAGAGGATGTGGATTCTGCACCTCCTCAGgttcagcctccacctctgcctgtCCAAAGCATCTCCAAAGTGCCCCCTGTACCGAGTTCCTCAGCTGACGTTGTCCCTACTCTTGCGGAATTGTATCCGGGGGTTGAGGTACAGCCTGGAGCTGCAGAGGGGGACGCTGAATCAAACGAGGTCCTCCCCAGTCAAGAGGAACTTTACCCTTTTCAACCCATGGAGCaggaggagccacaggccgaCACAGCCGATGCCACAGAAGCCTGTCCGTGTGCACCTATCCAACCTGAGTCAGTTGAAATGGAGTCCCCGACTGCCTCCCAGGGCGCAGTGTCATCAGAGAGGGACCAGCCTGAAGGAGAGCACTCCTCCAGCTCTGACAGCACGCCATCCCTGGCCGCTGCTCTCAAAGAGCTTCACGAGCTGCTTGTGTCCAACAACCGTGGTCAGTCTCAAAGCCGAAGCAACTCCTGCTCCCCATCGCATCCATTCAGACAGGAAACTGACGACGTTTTCCCCGAGCCACGCACTCAGACACCCGAAATGTCTAACATCCCCTCTACTGCCATCACAGCTGGTGCAGAAACAAGCGATGCCAAAGCCAAccatgatgctgctgctgtgtccAATGAGGGACAATCAAAGTGTCTTGTGTCTGTGGCATCATCTGCGTTCACAGACGAGGATGAGATTCTGGGTGGCGATGGCGCTGACACTTTGGAGAAACAAGTACCACCACAGCGTACAGATATCATCAAGGAGGGGAAGAATGATGGGGGACTTGGGCAAGATAAAGCTAATGGCATCAGCACTTTTCAACCTGAGCAGGAGGTTTCTCTTGATCCTGCAGGGGACCTGAAGTTCAGAGAACCTCCGGAGGGGCAGCAGGGGAGAGGGGTCGCAGATGGACGAGCCTCTGGCACTAATACCCCTGACACTCTAGGCCTCCAGACTGAGCACCCCTTTCTCAGCCCTCTGTCCATGGCAGTGGGCTCACCTGAGGAAGTCTCTAGCACCTCATCTTCCCCTTCCCCTTCTCTTGCTCAGGCTACCCAGGTCACATCTCTGGTCCCCCCTCTGTCTTCCCCGCATCCCTTTATAGAACAATTTCCAGCTGAGCACATCCAGAGAATCCAGGCAGCGGGCTTTTCTGCCATGGAGGCTGCTGAGGCACTGCAGCAAGCTCACGGGGTCGTGGAGCTAGCCCTGCTGGCGCTGCTAGCCCGCAGTATCACTGTGCCCACCTAG
- the cplane2 gene encoding ciliogenesis and planar polarity effector 2 has translation MALVPPLGSVVVADWHRCKDSKEYFSKILQKKRRKNFGLLESPVMPPHVAVDTVHYKIFISGKSGVGKTALAARLAGLNIPNMHYETTGIETTVVYWPVKLKDSGRVLFFRLQLWDCGENALRRFDHLLPSCKEQVDAVLFLFSFTDRTSFDDLSNQMAKWTETSGRHVVKLVVGTKFDLFMHCDVAESDVRHFQETSGSPVLRTGGEVSDGLGDVAPLLNCLAENLWHQDCVTAGSTSHYSHQETGTVL, from the exons ATGGCACTGGTTCCTCCTCTCGGATCAGTAGTGGTAGCTGACTGGCATCGATGTAAAGACAGCAAAGAATATTTCAGCAAAATTCTGCAAAAGAAGAGACGCAAAAACTTTG GCCTGTTGGAGTCTCCAGTGATGCCCCCACATGTAGCCGTGGACACAGTTCACTATAAGATTTTCATTTCTGGAAAGAGTGGAGTTGGAAAAACTGCTCTTGCTGCACGTCTTGCAGGTCTAAATATTCCCAACATGCACTATGAAACCACAG gtattgAGACGACAGTGGTGTATTGGCCAGTGAAGCTGAAAGACAGTGGCAGAGTGCTTTTCTTCCGTCTACAGCTGTGGGACTGTGGAGAAAACGCCTTACGTAGATTTGACCATTTGCTCCCG TCGTGTAAGGAGCAGGTGGACGCCGTCCTTTTCCTGTTCTCCTTCACTGACAGAACGTCATTTGATGATTTGTCAAATCAGATGGCTAAATGGACGGAGACATCTGGGCGCCACGTTGTGAAACTGGTGGTTGGCACCAA ATTTGACCTTTTCATGCACTGTGATGTGGCAGAGAGCGATGTGAGACACTTCCAGGAAACGAGCGGTTCACCTGTGCTGCGGACGGGTGGGGAGGTCAGTGACGGGCTGGGTGACGTAGCCCCCCTCCTCAACTGCCTGGCAGAGAATTTGTGGCATCAGGATTGTGTAACAGCTGGATCAACCAGCCACTACTCACATCAGGAGACAGGAACAGTACTCTAA
- the LOC110005092 gene encoding heat shock protein beta-7-like produces the protein MDKGCGISSEGPGSPPLHTSRENKYAGHAYPSGKIQLIGDIFQFTVDVSEFSPEDVIITYYNNRIDVHAEKLGDNGAVTNNFSHQCKLPSNVDPTSVTMALEGRGVLTIRAHRVH, from the exons ATGGACAAAGGCTGTGGGATTTCCTCAGAAGGTCCAGGATCACCACCTCTGCACACCAGCAGAGAGAACAAATATGCAG GTCACGCTTATCCTTCGGGGAAGATCCAGCTCATTGGAGACATTTTCCAGTTCACAGTCGATGTGAGTGAATTTTCTCCAGAGGACGTTATCATCACTTACTACAACAACCGGATCGATGTTCATGCTGAGAAG TTGGGGGACAATGGGGCAGTCACAAACAATTTTTCCCACCAATGCAAACTTCCATCAAATGTGGACCCCACATCTGTGACCATGGCCCTGGAGGGCAGAGGGGTCCTGACTATCAGAGCTCATAGGGTGCATTAG
- the si:ch73-15b2.5 gene encoding rho guanine nucleotide exchange factor 19 isoform X1, producing MWTLKERNESSHCLKRQISADLHPRTEVSQLVGNLFSQIKTMMTGERLSLAIPSPETNSAKDSGGLNERSNSLNLMEGCSPTMDISSALRLVFSVFTLEEDDQALTKLDNHDSNTDGPADRAEEEMQSVTFHSKFVDFFPLYQEYCLQDVKEDLSRIAKSFVSELITQSHFHPSFKSVAASPQSSPLQAPPSSLLPQPIRVIPCTLWQELEEVKASGLLGSLTAREIRLQESMFELIGSEASYLRSLRVAVNHFYASAELKETLSKREHHVLFSNSRVVMAASEKFLMDLEMRLGERVLMSQVGDIVLQNCPEFYRLYVPYVTNMMYQEALVNQLLQQNRDFLSSVKKLENDPVCQRQSLKSFLVLPFQRITRMKLILESILKLTEPGSASILNLEKAIEAIHEIVTECDKGVQNMKQIEELVSLQMLMDFGKVKSVPLVVRGRFLVHHGPMRQLTLEAAHSSRISFISVYLHLFNDLLIISSKNVGDQRFLVLDHAEFPTQVRLEPLKAEVLGLPADSLLLHLSKSQTGHPTAMILVTNTRSDKRAWRKLLS from the exons ATGTGGACTCTGAAGGAAAGGAATGAAAGCAGCCACTGTTTGAAAAGACAAATTAGTGCTGATCTGCACCCAAGAACTGAAGTTTCTCAACTAGTGGgtaatttgttttcacaaatcAAAACCATGATGACAGGAGAACGGCTTTCTTTGGCGATTCCTTCTCCGGAAACCAACAGTGCAAAGGACTCTGGAGGCCTTAATGAGAGAAGCAACTCTCTGAACCTGATGGAGGGTTGCAG tcCAACTATGGACATTTCCTCAGCTCTCAGGTTGGTGTTCTCAGTATTCACTCTTGAAGAGGATGATCAAGCTTTGACTAAATTGGATAATCATGATTCAAATACAGACGG GCCCGCAGATCGAGCTGAGGAGGAGATGCAGAGTGTGACATTCCACTCAAAGTTTGTTGACTTCT TCCCTCTGTATCAGGAGTACTGTTTGCAGGATGTGAAAGAAGATCTCTCGAGAATCGCCAAGAGTTTTGTGTCTGAACTGATAACGCAGTCCCATTTTCATCCTTCCTTCAAATCTGTGGCTGCATCGCCTCAATCAAGCCCTCTGCAAGCACCTCCATCCTCACTTTTGCCTCAGCCAATCAGGGTGATTCCATGCACCCTTTGGCaagagctggaggaggtgaAGGCATCTGGTCTGCTCGGTAGCTTGACAGCCAGAGAGATCCGCCTTCAAGAG TCGATGTTTGAGTTGATCGGCTCCGAAGCATCTTACCTGAGGAGCCTCCGAGTAGCTGTCAATCACTTCTACGCATCAGCGGAGCTTAAAGAGACCCTGTCCAAGAGGGAGCATCATGTGTTGTTTTCCAACAGCCGTGTTGTGATGGCAGCCAGTGAAAA GTTTCTGATGGATCTTGAAATGAgactgggagagagagtgttgaTGTCTCAGGTTGGAGACATTGTGCTCCAAAACTGCCCAGAGTTTTACCGCCTTTATGTGCCATACGTGACCAACATGATGTACCAAGAGGCCCTTGTCAACCAGCTGCT TCAGCAGAACAGAGACTTCCTGTCCTCAGTTAAGAAGCTTGAAAATGATCCAGTGTGTCAAAGACAGAGCCTGAAGTCCTTCCTAGTCCTTCCTTTTCAGAGAATTACTCGTATGAAACTCATCTTAGAG AGCATCCTGAAACTGACTGAACCAGGCTCTGCCTCGATTTTAAATCTGGAAAAAGCAATAGAAGCCATTCACGAG ATTGTGACGGAGTGTGACAAGGGCGTccaaaatatgaaacaaattGAGGAGCTGGTCTCTCTGCAAATGCTGATGGATTTTGGAAAAGTCAAA TCAGTGCCTTTGGTGGTGAGAGGACGTTTTCTGGTGCACCATGGTCCCATGAGACAGCTGACTTTGGAGGCTGCTCACAGCTCAAGAATATCATTCATCAGCGTCTACCTCCACCTCTTCAACGACCTTTTAATCATCTCCTCAAAGAA TGTTGGGGATCAGAGGTTCTTGGTTTTGGATCATGCTGAATTCCCCACACAGGTCCGGCTCGAGCCTCTCAAGGCTGAGGTCCTGGGTCTTCCCGCAGACTCCTTACTGTTGCATCTCTCTAAAAGTCAAACTGGACATCCAACAGCCATGATACTTGTAACAAACACAAG gTCAGATAAAAGGGCATGGAGGAAGCTTCTGTCTTAA
- the si:ch73-15b2.5 gene encoding rho guanine nucleotide exchange factor 19 isoform X2, which produces MWTLKERNESSHCLKRQISADLHPRTEVSQLVGNLFSQIKTMMTGERLSLAIPSPETNSAKDSGGLNERSNSLNLMEGCSPTMDISSALRPADRAEEEMQSVTFHSKFVDFFPLYQEYCLQDVKEDLSRIAKSFVSELITQSHFHPSFKSVAASPQSSPLQAPPSSLLPQPIRVIPCTLWQELEEVKASGLLGSLTAREIRLQESMFELIGSEASYLRSLRVAVNHFYASAELKETLSKREHHVLFSNSRVVMAASEKFLMDLEMRLGERVLMSQVGDIVLQNCPEFYRLYVPYVTNMMYQEALVNQLLQQNRDFLSSVKKLENDPVCQRQSLKSFLVLPFQRITRMKLILESILKLTEPGSASILNLEKAIEAIHEIVTECDKGVQNMKQIEELVSLQMLMDFGKVKSVPLVVRGRFLVHHGPMRQLTLEAAHSSRISFISVYLHLFNDLLIISSKNVGDQRFLVLDHAEFPTQVRLEPLKAEVLGLPADSLLLHLSKSQTGHPTAMILVTNTRSDKRAWRKLLS; this is translated from the exons ATGTGGACTCTGAAGGAAAGGAATGAAAGCAGCCACTGTTTGAAAAGACAAATTAGTGCTGATCTGCACCCAAGAACTGAAGTTTCTCAACTAGTGGgtaatttgttttcacaaatcAAAACCATGATGACAGGAGAACGGCTTTCTTTGGCGATTCCTTCTCCGGAAACCAACAGTGCAAAGGACTCTGGAGGCCTTAATGAGAGAAGCAACTCTCTGAACCTGATGGAGGGTTGCAG tcCAACTATGGACATTTCCTCAGCTCTCAG GCCCGCAGATCGAGCTGAGGAGGAGATGCAGAGTGTGACATTCCACTCAAAGTTTGTTGACTTCT TCCCTCTGTATCAGGAGTACTGTTTGCAGGATGTGAAAGAAGATCTCTCGAGAATCGCCAAGAGTTTTGTGTCTGAACTGATAACGCAGTCCCATTTTCATCCTTCCTTCAAATCTGTGGCTGCATCGCCTCAATCAAGCCCTCTGCAAGCACCTCCATCCTCACTTTTGCCTCAGCCAATCAGGGTGATTCCATGCACCCTTTGGCaagagctggaggaggtgaAGGCATCTGGTCTGCTCGGTAGCTTGACAGCCAGAGAGATCCGCCTTCAAGAG TCGATGTTTGAGTTGATCGGCTCCGAAGCATCTTACCTGAGGAGCCTCCGAGTAGCTGTCAATCACTTCTACGCATCAGCGGAGCTTAAAGAGACCCTGTCCAAGAGGGAGCATCATGTGTTGTTTTCCAACAGCCGTGTTGTGATGGCAGCCAGTGAAAA GTTTCTGATGGATCTTGAAATGAgactgggagagagagtgttgaTGTCTCAGGTTGGAGACATTGTGCTCCAAAACTGCCCAGAGTTTTACCGCCTTTATGTGCCATACGTGACCAACATGATGTACCAAGAGGCCCTTGTCAACCAGCTGCT TCAGCAGAACAGAGACTTCCTGTCCTCAGTTAAGAAGCTTGAAAATGATCCAGTGTGTCAAAGACAGAGCCTGAAGTCCTTCCTAGTCCTTCCTTTTCAGAGAATTACTCGTATGAAACTCATCTTAGAG AGCATCCTGAAACTGACTGAACCAGGCTCTGCCTCGATTTTAAATCTGGAAAAAGCAATAGAAGCCATTCACGAG ATTGTGACGGAGTGTGACAAGGGCGTccaaaatatgaaacaaattGAGGAGCTGGTCTCTCTGCAAATGCTGATGGATTTTGGAAAAGTCAAA TCAGTGCCTTTGGTGGTGAGAGGACGTTTTCTGGTGCACCATGGTCCCATGAGACAGCTGACTTTGGAGGCTGCTCACAGCTCAAGAATATCATTCATCAGCGTCTACCTCCACCTCTTCAACGACCTTTTAATCATCTCCTCAAAGAA TGTTGGGGATCAGAGGTTCTTGGTTTTGGATCATGCTGAATTCCCCACACAGGTCCGGCTCGAGCCTCTCAAGGCTGAGGTCCTGGGTCTTCCCGCAGACTCCTTACTGTTGCATCTCTCTAAAAGTCAAACTGGACATCCAACAGCCATGATACTTGTAACAAACACAAG gTCAGATAAAAGGGCATGGAGGAAGCTTCTGTCTTAA
- the ddi2 gene encoding protein DDI1 homolog 2 isoform X2: protein MLVTVFCAPRDRPETTFALDVSPELELRDFVALCELESGIPAGEIQVTYVEQPLKDPTRALGNYGVKDGDVVVLRQADRRPPPTQPAFPGLPRIDFRSITVPGTSSSTSQRSAPPPQQQQQQQQQQAPQPPPEQPLPPQRAAQSSTPTAFRGSSPQGLDDPALLQQMLLSNPHELSLLKERNPPLAEALLSGDLERFTKVLLEQQQDRAKREQERIRLLTADPFDLEAQAKIEEDIRQHNVEENMTIAMEEAPESFGQVVMLYINCKVNGHPVKAFVDSGAQMTIMSQACAERCNIMRLVDRRWAGIAKGVGTQKIIGRVHLAQVQIEGDFLPCSFSILEDQPMDMLLGLDMLKRHQCSIDLKKNTLLISTTGTETSFLSEAELPECARLAYGAEGREDARPDEMADRELAEALQRSIQESGQH from the exons ATGCTGGTCACCGTTTTCTGCGCGCCGAGGGATCGCCCAGAAACCACCTTCGCCCTCGATGTGTCCccggagctggagctgagagaCTTCGTAGCACTTTGTGAACTGGAATCAGGAATCCCAGCTGGGGAAATCCAG GTCACATATGTGGAACAACCCCTAAAAGATCCAACGCGTGCCTTGGGAAACTACGGTGTTAAGGATGGAGATGTGGTGGTGCTGCGGCAAGCTGACAGAAGACCACCTCCAACTCAGCCAGCCTTCCCAG GTCTGCCCCGTATTGACTTTCGTTCCATCACAGTCCCCGGCACTTCTTCTTCAACCAGTCAACGCAGTGCTCCACcaccgcagcagcagcagcagcagcagcagcagcaggctccACAACCGCCACCGGAGCAGCCGCTGCCCCCACAGCGCGCGGCACAATCTTCGACGCCAACGGCCTTCCGTGGCTCCTCTCCTCAGGGGCTCGATGACCCTGCCTTACTtcagcagatgcttttatccaatcCACATGAGCTTTCGCTCCTCAAGGAGAGAAACCCGCCACTCGCTGAGGCACTGCTCAGCGGAGacttgg AGCGTTTCACCAAAGTGCTGCTGGAGCAACAGCAGGATCGAGccaagagagagcaggagaggatcAGACTCCTGACTGCTGATCCCTTTGATTTGGAAGCCCAAGCAAAGATTGAGGAGGACATCAG gcaGCACAATGTGGAGGAAAACATGACCATTGCAATGGAGGAGGCCCCTGAGAGCTTTGGACAGGTGGTTATGCTCTACATTAACTGCAAAGTCAATGGGCACCCTGTGAAAGCTTTTGTTGACTCAG gAGCCCAGATGACCATCATGAGCCAAGCGTGTGCTGAGCGCTGTAACATCATGCGGCTAGTGGACCGTCGCTGGGCCGGGATCGCCAAGGGAGTGGGCACCCAGAAGATCATTGGCAGAGTACATTTGG ctcaggtccagattGAAGGTGACTTCCTTCCTTGTTCTTTCTCCATCTTGGAGGACCAGCCAATGGACATGCTACTTGGCTTGGATATGCTGAAGAGACACCAG TGTTCCATCGACCTGAAGAAGAACACACTTCTAATAAGCACCACAGGCACTGAAACTAGCTTCCTGTCCGAGGCGGAGCTCCCAGAGTGTGCCAGATTGGCGTACGGAGCAGAAGGGCGGGAAGATGCCCGTCCTGATGAGATGGCTGACAGAGAACTGGCGGAGGCTCTGCAGAGGTCCATACAGGAAAGTG GACAGCACTGA